Proteins encoded in a region of the Bactrocera tryoni isolate S06 chromosome 4, CSIRO_BtryS06_freeze2, whole genome shotgun sequence genome:
- the LOC120774156 gene encoding cdc42 homolog, which translates to MQTIKCVVVGDGAVGKTCLLISYTTNKFPSEYVPTVFDNYAVTVMIGGEPYTLGLFDTAGQEDYDRLRPLSYPQTDVFLVCFSVVSPSSFENVKEKWVPEITHHCQKTPFLLVGTQIDLRDESSTLEKLAKNKQKPITMEQGEKLAKELKAVKYVECSALTQKGLKNVFDEAILAALEPPEPSKKRKCKFL; encoded by the exons ATGCAGACTATCAAGTGTGTTGTTGTCGGCGATGGTGCCGTGGGTAAAACTTGCTTACTCATCTCTTACACGACCAATAAATTTCCTTCGGAGTATGTGCCCACCGTATTCGATAATTATGCGGTGACAGTTATGATCGGCGGCGAGCCATACACTCTGGGCCTATTCGATACGGCCGGACAGGAGGATTACGATCGCCTGCGTCCACTGTCTTATCCACAAACAGACGTTTTTCTCGTCTGCTTCTCAGTAGTCAGTCCCAGTTCATTTGAGAATGTAAAGGAGAAG TGGGTACCGGAAATCACGCACCATTGTCAAAAAACACCCTTCCTATTGGTTGGCACACAAATCGATTTGCGTGACGAGAGCAGCACTTTAGAGAAATTGGCAAAGAACAAACAAAAGCCCATTACCATGGAACAAGGCGAGAAGCTGGCCAAGGAATTGAAAGCAGTCAAATATGTGGAATGCTCCGCTTTAACACAG AAAGGTTTGAAGAACGTTTTTGATGAGGCCATCTTAGCAGCGTTGGAGCCACCAGAACCATCCAAGAAAAGGAAGTGCaaattcttataa
- the LOC120774149 gene encoding cell division control protein 45 homolog, whose product MFIQDLRQDFYNRLVGKRLLIIVNYDIDAICASKILQSLFKYDHMLYSVVPIMGLAGLQRAYNEHQGDVKYVLLVNCGGCVDVVELLQPEEDVTFFICDAHRPLDVCNIYSDRQVCILGDPALEENIPTFESIFCESEDEDSDNDGDDDAGHDSGAGGSDEEGSEKVDRPPAQKLSRLERHEQRIIKQRQRRTWENERDRIMFEYTQYSFYGRSTALNIFELAWKLSKDNMDLLWWAIVGLTEQLILGKIESSAYTLEIENVQSHVSRLTNKTNDQSNMSASKINFENDLHLVLYRHWSVVESMRYSMYCACKLRLWTLRGEKRLHELLVEMGLPLVQARQMFSAMDLVLRQEFYKMLEKLAEKYNIPDIVYGSFTLNYGYRNRYSAADYVYGMLAILESVKKDKTPEDCFLEALDSLSRSHRDIMLQGIENAKLLLSSIFKQVQSSLEAHQVLSTGTFFYYILNEENTYFSYPYGLTLLAKFMLNGHVAVSRSRQAPELPLIASCPVDLERGLCLLVGIPPVREDSPKNFFGKAFEQAASKCNAVILQDFFETSLIQIRQNDMAKFLDALTVLLA is encoded by the exons atgtTTATACAAGACCTCAGACAGGATTTTTACAATCGACTAGTGGGCAAACGCCTGCTTATAATTGTCAATTATGATATCGATGCTATATGTGCTAGTAAGATTTTGCAGTCCCTCTTCAAATATGACCACATGCTATATTCGGTGGTACCAATAATGGGTTTGGCCGGATTGCAACGCGCTTACAACGAACATCAGGGTGATGTAAAGTACGTGCTGCTAGTGAATTGTGGCGGTTGTGTAGACGTTGTAGAATTACTGCAACCCGAAGAGGATGTAACGTTTTTTATTTGCGATGCGCATCGGCCTTTGGATGTGTGCAACATTTACAGTGACCGACAG gtgTGCATATTAGGTGATCCTGCTCTGGAAGAGAATATACCCACATTCGAATCCATATTTTGTGAATCAGAAGATGAGGACAGTGATAATGACGGCGATGATGATGCAGGCCATGATAGTGGTGCCGGCGGTTCTGATGAAGAAGGCAGTGAAAAAGTAGATCGACCACCCGCACAGAAGCTGAGTCGCCTTGAACGTCACGAGCAGCGTATTATAAAGCAACGTCAACGTCGTACATGGGAGAATGAACGAGATCGAATAATGTTCGAATATACACAATACAGCTTTTATGGGCGTTCGACGGCGTTAAACATATTTGAATTAGCTTGGAAACTATCCAAGGATAATATGGATTTGTTGTGGTGGGCCATTGTGGGTCTCACAGAGCAATTGATTTTGGGCAAAATAGAGAGTAGCGCGTATACGTTGGAAATTGAGAATGTGCAGTCGCATGTATCGCGTTTAACAAATAAAACCAACGATCAGAGCAATATGAGTGCCTCgaagataaattttgaaaatgactTGCACTTAGTGTTGTACCGACACTGGAGTGTGGTGGAGTCAATGCG ttactCCATGTATTGTGCGTGCAAATTGCGTTTGTGGACTTTGCGCGGTGAGAAGCGTCTGCATGAGCTGCTGGTCGAAATGGGTTTGCCATTAGTGCAAGCGAGACAAATGTTCAGCGCAATGGATTTGGTGTTGCGTCAGGAGTTCtataaaatgttggaaaaacTGGCGGAAAAATATAACATTCCGGATATAGTCTACGGTTCATTCACGCTCAATTATGGCTATCGAAATCGATATTCGGCGGCCGATTACGTTTATGGCATGCTAGCCATTTTGGAATCAGTGAAAAAGGATAAAACACCAGAGGATTGTTTTTTAGAAGCGTTGGATAGCTTATCGCGCAGTCATCGTGACATTATGCTGCAAGGCATTGAAAATGCCAAACTCTTACTATCGTCCATATTCAAACAAGTACAAAGCAGCTTGGAGGCGCATCAAGTGCTCTCTACAGGCACATTCTTCTACTACATTTTAAACgaagaaaatacatatttctcCTACCCGTACGGTTTGACTTTGCTGGCAAAGTTTATGTTAAACGGTCACGTCGCGGTATCGCGTAGTCGGCAAGCGCCTGAATTGCCGCTAATCGCCAGTTGTCCGGTGGATTTGGAACGTGGCCTGTGCCTCTTGGTGGGTATACCACCGGTGCGTGAAGATTCACCGAAAAACTTCTTTGGCAAAGCGTTTGAACAGGCTGCTAGCAAATGTAACGCAGTTATTTTACAGGATTTCTTCGAGACCTCGCTAATACAAATTAGACAAAATGATATGGCGAAATTTTTAGATGCGCTCACTGTGCTTTTGGCTTAG
- the LOC120774157 gene encoding uncharacterized protein LOC120774157 — MSGLIDKRKRSREDDICDSTPLSKRINQLHLTNLDEPQQAIQQLHFNDPTKQVDLSQLYNNNYINNSALNMHLHNKQPQTADEQQQQQIHLQHPYAPELNEAENPFYYIKNKLLYELHYERLKRCVV; from the exons atgTCAGGTTTAATCGACAAAAG AAAAAGAAGTCGTGAAGATGACATCTGTGATTCGACACCACTCTCTAAACGTATCAATCAGCTGCATTTGACAAATTTGGATGAGCCCCAGCAGGCAATTCAGCAATTGCATTTTAATGACCCCACCAAACAAGTTGATTTGTCTCAactatacaacaacaattacatcaATAACAGTGCTTTAAATATGCATTTGCATAACAAGCAACCTCAGACAGCAgacgaacaacaacagcaacaaatacatTTGCAACATCCGTATGCACCAGAGCTTAACGAAGCTGAGAACCCATTCTACTATATTAAGAATAAGTTATTGTATGAATTGCACTATGAACGTTTAAAAAGATGTGTTGTTTAG
- the LOC120774152 gene encoding probable tRNA N6-adenosine threonylcarbamoyltransferase, mitochondrial gives MFTLTTVALRTFKNFACKSAKTRYLNVLGIETSCDDTGIALLNESGAVLGNALNSQQKFHTRYGGIIPPRAQDLHRAKIAEVFEHCMQEAKMTPDMLDAVGVTTRPGLPLSLLVGARFAKHIARKYKKPLVPVHHMEAHALQARMEQNIPFPFLCLLISGGHSQLVFVRSATQFLLLGESLDDAPGEAFDKIARRLRLFLIPKYSYWNGGQAVEDAAKDAKNPARFEFPLPLARERNCNFSFAGIKNNAFRNIRAAERQEGTPPDGIIYNYHDFCAGLLAAVSRHLMNRTQRALEFTLSWFGDTPRSLVVSGGVANNDYIFNDLAHLAEHYDCRAYRPSKKYCSDNGVMIAWNAIEQIKHDRSCMRWDYDAVSTQGKAALGVSMLDAVTEAGIKCKWVQASKWRGAQWPLKAAQ, from the exons ATGTTTACATTAACAACAGTGGCATTAAGAACTTTTAAGAATTTTGCTTGTAAATCTGCTAAAACACGTTACCTCAATGTACTCGGTATTGAAACTTCATGCGATGACACTGGCATTGCGCTGCTGAACGAAAGCGGTGCAGTGCTTGGCAATGCCTTGAACTCACAGCAAAAATTTCATACtag GTATGGTGGCATCATACCCCCACGCGCACAAGATTTGCATCGTGCCAAGATTGCTGAAGTTTTCGAGCATTGCATGCAGGAGGCAAAGATGACACCTGACATGTTAGATGCTGTTGGTGTTACAACAAGGCCTG GTCTGCCGCTCAGTTTGCTTGTCGGTGCGCGCTTTGCTAAACACATAGCACGAAAATACAAGAAACCATTGGTGCCGGTACATCATATGGAAGCACATGCTTTACAAGCGCGTATGGAACAAAACATACCGTTTCCCTTTCTGTGTCTACTTATAAGCGGTGGACATTCCCAATTGGTGTTTGTACGGAGCGCTACACAATTTCTGCTACTTGGCGAATCGCTTGACGACGCGCCAGGCGAAGCATTCGATAAGATAGCGCGACGCTTGCGTTTGTTCCTCATACCAAAATATAGTTACTGGAATGGCGGTCAAGCAGTGGAGGACGCCGCGAAGGACGCGAAAAACCCCGCCCGCTTTGAGTTTCCCTTACCGTTGGCACGTGAACGTAATTGCAACTTCAGCTTTGCGGGCATAAAGAATAATGCTTTTCGCAATATACGAGCGGCTGAGCGTCAGGAAG GCACACCACCGGATGGTATTATCTACAACTACCACGACTTCTGCGCCGGTTTGCTAGCGGCAGTAAGTCGCCATTTAATGAATCGCACACAACGTGCACTGGAATTTACACTGTCCTGGTTTGGTGACACGCCACGTTCGCTCGTTGTATCTGGCGGTGTGGCCAATAACGATTACATTTTCAACGATCTTGCACATTTAGCAGAGCACTACGATTGCCGCGCATACCGACCGTCGAAGAAATATTGTTCGGACAATGGCGTTATGATTGCATGGAATGCTATTGAGCAAATAAAGCACGACCGCAGCTGCATGCGCTGGGATTACGATGCGGTAAGCACACAAGGCAAAGCAGCGTTGGGTGTAAGTATGCTGGATGCAGTTACAGAAGCGGGTATCAAATGCAAATGGGTGCAGGCGTCCAAATGGCGTGGTGCGCAATGGCCGCTTAAAGCGGCGCAATAA
- the LOC120774151 gene encoding Golgi resident protein GCP60, translated as MDSIQQAAALEKWGFTLPELYRLALSFYKQNSGKAIHLSYEDNLKLIAFKQQATIGPFDASSAPELGVLDVIGRDRRMHWQLLGDINREQAMEGFIDLLDNMCTAFRPYVEAVKQNRDETLKQELRRMEEDKLEKEKREREQKELLEEGYKEELQRRKLKDALNRQTFQQFKSYAEIQFPGNPEQQGVLIRQLQDEHYHQYMQQLHMHNKSDIELHEEGAKLLQNETGDTASGLDECKNEEQQQDDNCLDEFITLQPANMWTRPDIEVFKADVSQGEGDGVLHLDPGEIVTVRVPTMANGKSIFWEFASDNYDIGFGLFFEWSKPTTTEVVVHETDSENGDCDLDDDLQSTAEDLESGSVNIDRESLDDGSTSKPYVSIIVPLYRRDCYNEVYVGSHLYPTEGVYLLKFSNSYSFFRSKAIYYRIYYEH; from the exons ATGGACAGCATTCAACAAGCCGCTGCATTAGAAAAATGGGGATTCACATTGCCAGAACTATATCGATTGGCGCTAAGTTTCTACAAAC AGAATTCAGGCAAAGCAATACACCTGTCATATGaggataatttaaaattgatagCTTTTAAGCAACAAGCTACAATTGGTCCTTTCGATGCTAGCAGTGCGCCCGAGTTAGGGGTGCTGGACGTCATTGGGCGTGATAGGCGGATGCATTGGCAGCTCCTGGGGGATATCAACCGGGAACAGGCAATGGAGGGATTCATCGACTTGTTGGATAATATGTGTACCGCATTTCGACCTTACGTGGAAGCAGTTAAACAAAATCGCGATGAAACGTTGAAGCAAGAGTTGCGTCGTATGGAGGAAGATAAGTTGGAGAAAGAAAAGCGTGAACGTGAACAAAAAGAGTTGCTAGAAGAGGGCTACAAAGAAGAATTGCAAAGACGGAAACTAAAAGATGCATTAAATAGACAAACTTTTCAGCAGTTTAAG agCTACGCTGAAATTCAGTTTCCTGGCAATCCAGAACAACAGGGCGTACTCATACGACAGTTGCAGGACGAGCATTACCATCAGTATATGCAACAACTGCATATGCATAATAAATCTGACATTGAATTGCATGAAGAAGGCGCGAAGCTACTTCAAAATGAAACGGGTGACACAGCAAGTGGATTGGATGAATGTAAGAATGAAGAACAGCAGCAAGACGATAACTGTCTAGATGAATTCATTACATTACAACCAGCTAACATGTGGACGCGGCCAGATATCGAGGTATTTAAGGCTGACGTATCGCAAGGTGAAGGAGATGGTGTGCTACATTTAGATCCGGGCGAAATTGTAACG GTACGGGTACCAACAATGGCAAATGGCAAAAGTATATTCTGGGAATTTGCCAGTGATAATTACGATATTGGTTTCGGTCTATTTTTTGAATGGagcaaaccaacaacaactgaGGTAGTTGTGCACGAGACAGACAGCGAAAACGGCGATTGTGATCTCGACGATGATCTCCAGTCAACAGCAGAAGATCTTGAAAGTGGCTCCGTAAATATAGACCGAGAATCGCTGGACGATGGCAGCACCTCAAAGCCATACGTATCGATAATAGTGCCGCTATATCGTCGCGATTGTTATAACGAAGTTTATGTCGGATCGCATTTGTATCCAACGGAAGGAGTATATCTGCTGAAATTCAGCAACAGTTACAGCTTTTTTCGCTCAAAAGCAATCTACTATCGCATATATTATGAACACTAG
- the LOC120774148 gene encoding moesin/ezrin/radixin homolog 2 codes for MSPFRSKKNRSLPVKVVTFDSELEFNLGYRETGQELFDLVCRTIGLRESWYFGLQYVDTRGHVSWLKMDKKVKDQRIQLQPNGFYVFNFYAKYFPENVSEELIQEITQHLFFLQVKQSILSMDIYCRPEASVLLASYAVHVQYGPYDYETYKDGMLASADLLPKKVTDQYQMTPEMWEERIKTWYMDHEPMTRDEVEMEYLKIAQDLDMYGVNYFPITNKNKTKLWLGVTAIGLNIYEENNKLSPRTTFQWNEIRHVSFDDKKFTIRLVDTKVSNFIFYSQDLHINKMILDLCKGNHDLYMRRRKPDTMEIQQMKAQAKEEKQRRQQERAKFLREKKLREKAERERYELQKRYDHLQEEMHMASDALRRSEETKELYFEKSRVNEEQMQLTEFKAHHFKTEMDRLRERQMKIEHEKMDLEKKIRDADFYVHQLTVEKDKREAEAEKLRKELQCAQLAEREATARLLNFINHGRKTSTDSLVAVSGNTVVVSATNTAVSTPSLTNSNSTIDMETAGGVELTTSHNDLSITKNDLCSELIDDCETKEFILTDAEMEQIANCRSEYLKKSKQMENQLQTLRSQIELLKIEENQSNFDILSDALIKAGETKYSTLKKLKSGSTKARVAFFEEL; via the exons ATGAGTCCATTTCGGTCGAAGAAAAATCGCTCGCTACCAGTGAAGGTGGTAACCTTCGATTCCGAATTAGAATTCAATTTGGGATATCGCGAAACGGGACAAGAACTTTTTGATTTGGTATGTCGCACCATAGGCTTGCGTGAATCATGGTATTTTGGCTTGCAGTATGTGGATACGCGTGGACATGTATCCTGGCTGAAGATGGACAAGAAAGTAAAGGATCAACGCATACAGTTGCAACCTAATGGGTTTTACGTTTTCAATTtctatgcaaaatattttccggAGAATGTTAGTGAAGAGCTAATACAAGAAATCACACAGCATTTGTTTTTTCTACAAGTTAAACAAAGTATACTCTCTATGGATATATATTGTCGGCCGGAAGCATCAGTATTGTTAGCTTCATATGCTGTGCACGTGCAGTATGGTCCTTACGACTATGAAACCTATAAGGATGGTATGTTAGCGAGCGCAGACTTGTTGCCAAAAAAAGTTACCGACCAGTATCAAATGACGCCGGAAATGTGGGAGGAACGCATTAAGACATG GTATATGGATCATGAACCGATGACGCGTGATGAAGTTGAAATGGAATACTTGAAGATTGCACAAGATTTAGATATGTATGGTGTGAACTATTTTCCTATTACT aataaaaataaaaccaaattatGGCTGGGCGTTACCGCGATTGGACTCAAtatttatgaagaaaataataagCTCTCACCACGTACTACGTTTCAATGGAACGAAATAAGACATGTGAGCTTcgatgataaaaaatttaccATACGTCTGGTGGACACAAaagtttctaattttattttctactcACAAGATTTGCATATTAACAAAATG ATTTTAGATTTGTGTAAAGGCAATCATGATCTTTATATGCGACGTCGTAAGCCGGATACGATGGAAATACAGCAAATGAAAGCTCAAGCAAAAGAGGAGAAGCAGAGGCGCCAGCAAGAACGCGCCAAGTTTTTGCGCGAGAAGAAGCTACGCGAAAAGGCGGAACGGGAGCGCTATGAACTGCAAAAGCGATATGATCATTTACAGGAAGAGATGCATATGGCTAGTGATGCGTTG CGGCGTTCGGAGGAGACCAAGGAGCTTTACTTTGAGAAAAGTCGCGTGAATGAGGAGCAAATGCAactgaccgaatttaaagcacATCACTTCAAAACGGAAATGGATCGTCTGCGAGAGCGACAAATGAAAATCGAACACGAGAAAATGGATTTGGAGAAAAAGATCCGCGATGCGGACTTTTACGTACATCAATTAACGGTCGAAAAAGATAAACGAGAGGCAGAGGCGGAAAAGCTGAGAAAAGAGCTGCAATGTGCACAATTAGCCGAACGCGAAGCCACTGCGCGTCTGCTTAATTTTATCAATCATGGACGCAAAACATCCACCGATAGTTTAGTGGCCGTTTCAGGGAATACTGTAGTCGTATCGGCTACAAATACGGCTGTCAGTACGCCTTCGTTGACCAACAGCAATTCAACTATTGATATGGAAACGGCTGGCGGCGTCGAATTGACGACATCCCACAACGATCTTAGCATTACCAAAAACGACCTCTGCTCCGAGCTAATTGATGATTGTGAAACAAAGGAATTCATTCTCACGGATGCTGAAATGGAGCAAATCGCAAATTGTCGCTcagaatatttaaagaaatccaAACAAATGGAAAATCAGTTGCAAACATTACGTTCACAAATTGAATTGTTGAAAATCGAGGAAAATCAAAGTAATTTTGATATACTTAGTGATGCACTTATCAAGGCGGGCGAAACGAAATACTCaacgttgaaaaaattaaaatcaggTTCGACTAAAGCGCGTGTGGCTTTCTTCGAGGAACTGTAG
- the LOC120774147 gene encoding zinc finger protein 354C-like, producing the protein MQTDLTHCSLCLYQDKIVIPLRDDVSKATADILATVHTFMGLLLTSNDAICVNCWASVDNFRKFCLLIAERQATEVQQDTALKCSIEKHATENYSANDSVMHKATQNRNVPINRKDVSLKTDENIKTSPKGRLKVQSEAETQLEQQPAFVEVRNGATTIAPLALEETADNVKNRQHTHPQLNKTDMQDTTLQQNQTHTNTEAERDADTLSDTESVITASSAQTNGSPLLGDAESQAAEDKLIAKHLQLKCEVCEFEAKCFKSLKAHYKRLHNSNGYVVCCEKRLYKRFMLLDHINVHRNPTYFSCTDCDMNFADRLCLRNHMLLKHPQATELPHVCAICGARFAKVRFLQQHARKHMNDAAQDAEQQQCAICAKSFANAVRLQEHMKRVHDNSKLFVCKHCGHEVSGKQCYVRHLAQHGAKRESTIAKRRGQGVQCTECDKWLANKSSLRVHMIRHTDPTSVYACQLCDTKESTRVALNEHKRLCHGIELQPHVCQVCARNFSTTRSLREHMATHTGENLYSCNYCDKRFKCSSNLYAHRKWKHPTEWAQDQSEYKRLCHGIEQQLHVCQVCARDFSTKRGLREHMATHTGEDLYTCNYCDKRFKSNSNLYTHRKWKHPTEWSQDQSGKELEPHVCQVCARNFSTKRGLRDHMTTHTGEDLYSCNYCDKRFKSNSHFFEHRKWKHPTEWAQNQSGKELDDKH; encoded by the exons ATGCAAACGGACTTAACACATTGCAGCCTGTGTTTATATCAAGATAAAATAGTAATACCCTTGCGCGATGACGTTAGTAAGGCTACGGCGGACATTTTGGCTACCGTGCACACATTTATGGGTTTGCTG cttaCTAGCAACGATGCTATATGTGTAAATTGCTGGGCCAGCGTAGACAATTTTCGCAAATTTTGCTTGCTGATAGCTGAGCGACAGGCGACCGAGGTGCAGCAAGATACAGCGCTTAAGTGCTCAATCGAAAAGCATGCAACAGAAAATTACTCTGCGAATGACAGTGTTATGCATAAAGCTACACAAAATAGGAATGTTCCCATAAACCGCAAGGATGTAAGCTTGAAGACagacgaaaatataaaaaccagtCCGAAAGGAAGATTAAAAGTGCAAAGCGAAGCAGAAACACAACTCGAGCAACAACCAGCATTTGTCGAAGTGAGAAATGGTGCCACCACAATAGCGCCACTCGCGTTGGAAGAGACAGCTGACAATGTAAAAAATAGACAGCATACGCATCCGCAACTCAATAAGACTGATATGCAAGATACAACACTGCAGCAAAaccaaacacatacaaatactgAAGCGGAGCGCGACGCCGACACACTATCTGATACAGAAAGCGTTATAACTGCATCGAGCGCACAGACAAATGGAAGCCCACTGCTTGGCG atgCCGAAAGTCAGGCCGCGGAGGACAAATTGATTGCTAAGCACCTGCAGCTGAAATGTGAAGTGTGCGAATTTGAAGCgaaatgctttaaatcactTAAAGCGCACTACAAGCGGCTACATAATAGCAACGGTTATGTAGTTTGCTGTGAGAAGCGTCTTTATAAACGCTTCATGTTGTTAGATCACATAAATGTGCATCGTAATCCCACATACTTTTC ctgcACCGACTGCGACATGAATTTCGCTGACCGCCTGTGCCTGCGGAATCATATGCTGCTGAAGCATCCGCAAGCAACAGAGCTGCCGCACGTGTGCGCAATATGTGGTGCGCGTTTTGCTAAAGTGCGGTTTCTGCAGCAACATGCGCGCAAGCATATGAACGACGCGGCACAGGATGCGGAACAGCAGCAGTGCGCGATCTGCGCGAAGAG CTTTGCGAATGCTGTGCGCCTGCAAGAGCATATGAAGCGTGTACACGACAACAGCAAGTTATTTGTATGCAAACACTGCGGGCATGAGGTGAGCGGCAAGCAGTGCTATGTGCGTCACTTGGCGCAACACGGCGCGAAGCGTGAGTCCACAATCGCCAAGCGGCGCGGTCAAGGCGTACAGTGTACCGAGTGCGATAAATGGCTAGCGAACAAATCTAGCCTGCGTGTGCATATGATCCGCCATACGGATCCAACGAGCGTGTACGCCTGTCAATTGTGTGATACGAAAGAGTCAACGCGTGTGGCACTGAACGAGCACAAGCGTCTGTGCCACGGCATTGAGCTGCAGCCACATGTTTGTCAGGTGTGTGCGCGCAACTTCAGCACAACGCGGAGCTTGCGG gaGCATATGGCCACCCACACCGGGGAAAATCTTTACAGCTGCAACTACTGTGACAAACGTTTTAAGTGCTCTTCCAATTTATACGCGCATCGCAAGTGGAAACACCCAACAGAGTGGGCGCAAGATCAAAGCG AGTACAAGCGTCTGTGCCACGGCATTGAGCAGCAGCTACATGTTTGTCAGGTGTGTGCGCGCGACTTCAGTACAAAGCGGGGATTGCGG gAACACATGGCCACCCACACCGGGGAAGATCTCTACACGTGCAACTACTGTGACAAACGTTTTAAAAGCAATTCCAATTTATACACGCATCGCAAGTGGAAACACCCAACAGAGTGGTCGCAAGATCAGAGCGGCAAGGAGCTag AGCCACATGTTTGTCAGGTGTGTGCGCGCAACTTCAGCACAAAGCGGGGGTTGAGG gACCACATGACCACCCATACCGGGGAAGATCTCTACAGCTGCAACTACTGTGACAAACGTTTTAAAAGCAATTCCCATTTTTTCGAGCATCGCAAGTGGAAACACCCAACAGAGTGGGCGCAAAATCAGAGCGGCAAGGAGTTAGACGATAaacattga
- the LOC120774153 gene encoding mitochondrial tRNA-specific 2-thiouridylase 1, whose protein sequence is MFRNVVIGISGGVDSAISALLLKQKGYNVIGAFMKNWDEFDEMGACSGEQDYRDAEYTCQKLGIELHTVNYVKEYWNSVFSAFLEDYQNGLTPNPDILCNKYIKFDLFYKYATEQLQCDAIATGHYAKTSFGNFLQHYNANGDVHLLIPRDTFKDQTFFLSGIQRHTLSRTMFPLGDALKQEIKALARECGLERLAQKKESTGICFVGNRDFKQFIKEYIQPRTGHFVDIDNGKIVGTHEGVHTWTIGQRCRLASYLRPYFVAQKDVANNVIYVASGHEHPALYSDVIHAGVPNWLCNDPLSAGADVAGQQLRCRFRFQHTKPLVDCVVENSAKETAGVTITLDKPLRALTPGQYAVFYSETACLGSARIVSACRSVEERVAEVGILKQS, encoded by the exons ATGTTCCGCAATGTTGTGATTGGCATATCAGGTGGGGTCGATAGCGCCATTTCTGCATTGCTACTCAAGCAAAAAG GCTACAATGTGATTGGCGCTTTCATGAAAAATTGGGATGAATTTGATGAAATGGGCGCTTGCAGTGGTGAGCAGGACTACCGTGACGCGGAGTATACATGCCAAAAGCTTGGCATTGAACTGCACACGGTGAATTATGTTAAGGAATATTGGAACTCGGTGTTCAG CGCTTTCCTGGAAGATTATCAGAATGGACTGACACCAAATCCCGATATACTTTGTAACAAGTATATAAAATTCGACTTATTCTATAAATATGCCACAGAGCAGTTACAATGTGATGCCATTGCTACGGGACATTATGCAAAAACAAGTTTTGGTAACTTTCTGCAGCACTACAACGCTAATGGTG ACGTGCACTTGCTCATACCACGCGATACGTTCAAGGATCAAACGTTTTTTCTCTCTGGCATACAACGACACACTCTCAGTCGCACCATGTTCCCGCTGGGTGACGCCTTGAAACAAGAAATCAAAGCACTAGCGCGTGAATGCGGCTTAGAGCGACTGGCTCAAAAGAAGGAAAGCACCGGCATTTGTTTTGTAGGAAATCGCGATTTCAAACAGTTTATTAAGGAG TACATACAACCGCGCACGGGGCATTTTGTGGATATAGACAATGGAAAAATTGTGGGCACACATGAAGGCGTACACACGTGGACCATTGGGCAACGTTGTCGTTTGGCCTCCTACCTGCGTCCGTATTTTGTGGCGCAAAAAGATGTCGCCAATAATGTTATCTACGTGGCTTCGGGGCATGAGCATCCCGCGTTATACAGCGATGTCATACACGCAGGTGTACCAAATTGGCTGTGCAACGATCCCTTAAGTGCTGGTGCTGACGTTGCTGGTCAGCAGTTGCGTTGCCGCTTTCGCTTCCAGCACACAAAACCGCTAGTTGATTGCGTGGTTGAAAATTCAGCCAAAGAGACTGCCGGCGTGACAATAACTCTGGATAAGCCATTGCGTGCGCTTACGCCAGGGCAATATGCAGTTTTCTATAGTGAAACGGCTTGTTTGGGTTCAGCGCGCATCGTGAGCGCCTGCCGAAGTGTGGAGGAAAGGGTGGCGGAAGTGGGAATACTGAAACAGAGTTGA